TCCTCTACTCTGGGGGTCAATGCCACACATGCAGGATGGAGACAGGAGAATCAGGacacaaacagaagtttaatttcagagTGACGAAAATGATGTTTGCAAGCAGAAGCTGTCTTAATGACAAGGGAAGCCTGAATGAAGGGAAGCCTCCTTGAATTTTTGCTTCTGACCCCCACCAGAAGCAAACAGGATAaccagcttcattctgttatcttgaaAGACCAcccccattgataacactcactactgattaagtTCTCTATAGAGGTAAATAGACACccattcaattctaaaattctccaTAGTTTCAATTGCACCAAGCTCTAGGATCTGTCCATTAAACTAGGTAACATCAACAAACGTCTTTGCAAAATCTCCTGATTGTACTAGGGGCTTTTGTCCACTAAGAGTCTCTTTCTTAGTGATATTCAGAAATAAACTTTCCTATTCTGTGCCACAGATAACTTGGGTTCTTGAATTCTTGTCAAGAGGATTTTTCTCGCTCTGCCTttcttgttttcctccttttccaagcTGAGGTTCAAATTCCATCATTAAGAAGGAAGATTTAACATGCAGTGCTTTGTATGCAGAAAAACCACAAGTGATCTGGACTATTTTAGGAACAGACAGCATGGCATCCCTGGGTCTTTTGGGAATAGTTTCCAAGTTGATTGTCTCAACTTGGATTAACCTAGGTTCAAAATTCGCATTTCAACAAGTGTAGTCTTTAGAGAGGATAGGTACAAATTTATTACTGCTCAGAACcttgatttaaataagacataagagaagaggaaactcaCAGCATAAAAAAATACCCAATTAACAAACACAGTGGCCattataacaaacaaacaaacagcatacaccattatcatcaccattcTGAGGAAGCGTCAACATCTGAATTCCTTGGTTGGAAAGACTTATAGCCACAAGTATTCAGATTCTTGTGTGGGAGCCATTGCTTGATAAGTTTGTACAAGATTTCCTGGCCCAAATCCTCAAAATCTCTTTCCTTAAACAGTTTTTAAaggctgagaacaaagaaggcCCAATGCTAAATATGCTCATTTAATGTGAAACTCTAGCAAGATACTTCATCACAAGAGGCCCACCAAGGAGAACATTTGTCTATTCCTTTAGGGGGATTATGTTTACCTCAGGTACTGTAATGcctgagaaactgagcaagatagagattagagagtatttaataatttattaaatggagagatatacaggaaccaatggatccatggtttggtcccagagctgaatgagactattggctccaagaatccagcaaacaagtGAGTTCTCAAAAACATATACACGTGGCTCACGTAGACTGAGggaggggcagagtcagggtgctgattgtgggaggggaaaggactgACCGGGGGGAGTGagatgagatgacataatcagggggaggcacCCAGAATAAGGGGAGAAGCATtctgataagatggtatctgggAAGAGGCAttttgatattctaaaacataagatcttttatccttgtcaagtattctgataaagagggaggggaggttttgcggGACTGAACTTTTAgctgaagcagagaaactgagtcaggacttgGTCAGGATAATTAAGGAgactgagaactgtggcataacagaacTGGCCAGGTTTCCAGGGTAAACACAGGCCTGCCATAGAGGATATTCCTTAATTAAGGCACCAGAACCTTCTTGAGCTTCCTGGGATTCTATCAGATAATTCTGAGCCAGTTCCAAAGTTCAAACAAATTTACACAAAGAAAGGCATGCCAGGAACTCACTGGGACTCCTCACTCAGACTCTTCACAAACTGGCAGGCACGGGAGTGCAGACACAAGAAACAGGGTTATGAGCTTGTCTAGGGAGCCAATGGATGCTTTAGGCTGCACCACATTGGCTCTGGGGTCCCTGAGAAATAGCTGGGCATAAATCTCACAGTGAAAACCTGGTGCTGCTCAAAGCATTTCCCTCTTCCAGAGTGGGATTACCCAGAGAATGAGGGGCCATACTCTGTTGTCTTCCAGGTAGGAATCCCCAGAAGGGATGAGAGTGTAGACCCCCCCAAATCAGCGGGCAGCCCTGTGCCCACCCCTGGagacatttgttttctttttgcacgTAAGAAGCTGAGCAGGGAAGTTTCTCTTTGTGTGGTTCGGAACAAGAGGGCAGCCCAGAGGGGCGCCAATGCAGAGCAGTCCCTTCGAGCCCCTTCCCCGAGTTTTCCGAGGAGTTAGAAATGAACAAGACCAGACTGGCATCCATTTCCCAGAATCTAGCTGGAAAAATCCTCTCCAATCCGGTCCATGGGTCTCCCAGGTTTCCAGCCGACGCAGACCGCCCCCCATCGAGAGGCATGCTGGGAATGGTAGTTTCTGGTAGATTCCGCGCAGGCGCCGTACTCGGGTGAGGAAGCGGCCGGGTTATCCGCGACCGGAGCACTAGGCGATCCTTCTCGCTGCTGGCgggtgaggggaggggaggagaagggaccAGATTGCCCGCGTTCTTGCGGAAGTGGGCGTGGCTGTGTGCTGGCCGAAAAGAGTGTGTGtgaaaatgagttttattttgcaCTCAGGTGAAAGTGAAAATATACGTGCGTTTGTTGTGCGGGCGGGCGGGTGCGCCTGAATACATGCTTTTATCATGCGTATGTCATGCACCTATGTAGGTAAGGGTGCTCCCGCAGGAAGCGTTTCTGTGGGTGAGCGCTCCTGCACACGAaagtgtgtaaatgtgtgtgtgtgaacgtGAGCATGTGCAGAGCAGGACGGGCAGGGgcgggagaagggaaagagggggcCAGGAGTCCAACCAAGCCCAGACTGGCCCTGGAGAGAAGTTGGGGGTCCCTTTGCAGAGGTGACAGTGGAGCCCTCTAGAAAGAAAGAGGCCCTCTCAAGATTGAGCCCGGGAAGGGCCGGCCGGATAGATCAGTCAATCAGCCAGCATTGATTAGACGCCGCCTGGGTGTGTGACTGGGTTGTGCTGAGCGTCCAAAGAGAGGCAGGAGTTCCCCTGTTGGATGTAGGGACCGCGGGTCGGTCCCCAGGTGCCTGCGAGGAGCTCGGTGCAGGAGCTGCAGTAACGGGCTAGTCTGACAATTTCATTGTCAGTTTCATTCATACGTTTCCTAGCGGCACAGCGGGGTCCGTGGGTTGCTTTGCGGGCTGTCTACACCTAACCAAGTGGTGGAGAGACTAGCAAAGAGGCAGAACAAACGGATTCCGTGCTCACCCACGGCAGGGGCTTGTAGAGGGTGTGAAAGGTGGTCTCCATGGGAAGGaggggtgagggagagagaggaggggacagGGCAAGGCCTCCTACAGAAGGTGGGATTGCAGCTGAGACTCAGGGGGAGCTGGGAGAGCCTGGAGGGGCTGGCCAGGCCGAGACCCCCAAGGCTGGGGATAGCCCACcttgtgggggggggagggttgtGGGAGAGGTGCAGCAGGAGTCCAGTGTAACCAGAGGGTCCAGGGCAGGGGGAAGAACCCTAGAGATGTGTGAGAAATATCAGAGGACGTCGTATTGGATTCTAGAGCAGTAGGGAGCTACTGGAGCTTTTGGAGTAGGGGAGAGAGAGGTGAGATCAGGCTTTGGGAGAATCCCTCTGTGTGAGAGTGGAGAGAGAAGAGGCAGGAGCCTGTGCTGGGGCAGTGGCTGAGGGAGTGGAGGCGGGGCTGTAGGGATGAGATGGGAAGAGAAATGGTGACATTTCATAGGTGAGAGGTGAGGGAGAGGGAGCCCAGAAGAAGCCTGGGGAAGGGATCATGAACACCTGGGGAGGGGAGAGTGACCAGGAGGAGACAGGTGAGCAGGGTGGTCAGATAATAGTGTAGCCAAGAGGGCCTTGCTGGATCAAAATCTCCCAGGCTAGTCCTCATCCCAATCAAAAAATGGACATTAATCTAATAGAAGCTGTGCTTGAAGAGGCCCTACTGCCCCTCCAGGATCCCTGCTCCCTCTTCTAGATGTCTCCTGAAGTTTTTAATACTCATTAAATTCATTGTCCTCCCGAATAAGCAGAATGATAATTAGCCATTAATGATCgctgattattaaattaatagttttaatgATATAATAGTTCTTAATGCTCACTAAAGTTGACAGTCTAGAATTTTGCTAGAAAGCAAGCAAGCTCGCTGGCCTGTAGTatataaattttccatttttgaaaacTGGGATTGCCCTGTCCTTTGGCACCTCTCATGTTGTTTACCCCTGAGAATGTCTCCAAAAACCCGCCTCTCCCATGACTGTCAGTGGCTTGGTGAGTGAGGCTCTGTGTCCAAGTGGTCCTTTTCCACAGAGGCACAACTAGCTGCTTCTGCTCACTTGCTATTCTTGAATCTTTTCCGCGTGAATGTATTTTAATCAAAGTTCAcacttggaaggaaggaaaaggcaaaatctgtaaaaacaaaacaaaacaacctccccccccacacacaaaataaatatccaaaataatatccaaaagataatgtatttaaaatattaaatgatatgtTTTAAAACTAACCGGATATAGAAAGAAAGCTGAAATTCTGCCAGCTTAGAAAAGGTGATTGCAGGTCTACTCCAGTGACACTtcctagttttccctttttacaCTAGAAACGTTCATCTTTGACCTATGTTAGGAATATCCTCTCATTTTTAAGGGGCTTTTAGAGTAGTTACTGGACAGGAAATTATCCATACTTACAATTCTATACTTTAGATGATTTGAGCACTATAAGGACCacggaagggaaaagggaagttaGGGAGAGAATCTGACTGATGCTAGCTGAGTTCAGATATATTCTCAAGGAAAGGAATTTGTCCTTCATGTTCTTTGCTGCATCTTAGGATCTCTCAGTAGCACAGGTGATCCAAGGGACAAAATCTGTGGTTTGTTTGTGGCCGGAATTTCTGATTAAATCCTTTAATTCACATATTTTTCTCTGATTAGTCATGCACACAACCCAGCCAAATGGTCCTCCCTTTGTAATTACAATGAGCATgtggagagaagggaaattaCCCCTAAAAGATTTAGGGAAACAAAGCAGTACTGTTCGCCATCctgatttctttctcctcctgcAGTTCTGGCTTCTTAGTGAGTACTCTGCTCTTCTCCAAGAAAGAACAATTCCCCAAGAAAGATGGAAATGACTTCAGTGCTCCTAACAGCCCAATCCCAGGTGAGTTAGGCCTTTTTATCCCCTTCCCTGAAATgccatctttttttctcaaagtGTAGAACATTCTCGTTACCTTGTCTTTGATCAAGTTGCATCTAGGATCTGAATCTCAGTTCTTGTCCATTGAAGACTGGTGGGATTCTTCCAGATGACAGAATATATAGAGAtctttagaattggaaagaatagTTTAATATCCtaatttgatagatgaagaagctgaggcacagGTGACAGATGAATTCTTTTACTCAAGTTCATCTGGGTCTTATCCTGCTTATTCAGAGTTTTTATTCTGACTGCCCCTTTGACTACTCATTGGTATGTTCAATCCAGTGTGTAGTCAGTGTTGAGCTAAATAAATCTAAAACCTAATTTCTGTCATCAAAGAGTCTATTGAGGCAGCAGGACACATTCACATAAATTTTGATACATTATACAAAccttcattttattgttgtttatatcCTCTATATTGTACAGTTCCAGAAAACCTACAAGTGAAACAGGATAAATGAGTGGTTCTGGCTAGGAAGGTTTCACATTGTTAAACCTGGATAGTTTTGTGTTTATCGAAAGCAACGATGAGGGCGCAAATTATAAATTAGTATGCTAGTATAGCATATTAGTATATAAATTAATAACATTTTGTtgattcagaactggaagggatatCCCATGCCATCCATGTAGTCCAagtacctcattttatagatgacaaacaGGACCGAAGGGTTGTGATTTGGGAAAGATCACATAGGTAGAAATTAGCAGAGCTAGTATGTGAATAcataaaatcttttgaaaatttttgctAATATCCTTTCCCACTTATGTGTTAGAATCAGGGGATTGCAGCACGCACAGAAATTTCACAAGTACATCTTCTCTTGGTGTCACAGATCTgaagctagaagagacctcagaggccatgaATTCCAGGCCTCTCactttacatttgagaaaactgagggtcagGGAGGACAAGTGTCTTGTTCAAGACCACACAGGTATCATAAGtctcagagataggatttgaatacaggtcctctgatttcaaagCAATTGCTCCTTCTACAgtacttctctccctttttttattcTACACATATGCATTTTTTGAGcaaaagcattttatttccatggaattgaaataatttttttgccttttgtgaCATTGTCTTTGAAGTGTCTGGTTACAAACTCATGCCCTAACTAGTGCTGTTCTCTCTCCCGCTGTACCCTAAGGAGTTCAGAGGCAGAAAGAACATGCTCCATCTGCCCCAATGTTGCCCTTTTTTTGTGATAGAGAAGGTCGGTCTCaataccttttaaggaaaaactgaTTTGGGTGGAAGCATAGGTTAGGAAATTGTTCCCATGACAGGAGTTTGCAAGCATGATTCACTTTGGGCTCAATGTGGGAGCTCATATGTAAGGCTGACTTTTAGCAGGAAACTTTCCTATAATATTGAGTCTAGCATAAAATGACGCATCCAATAAGCCATTTCTCCAGAAATATTAAAATCATGCTTTGAGGAACAGTGCTAATTTTACCTTCTGTTAACTTCATGTCTTCCCCTTATTCTCCCTGAGTCTGATCCCCAGTGATCAGGTGTCTTGTTTGCTATTTCAGATTCCATTGACATTCcaggatgtggctgtggacttcaccTGGGAGGAATGGGGGCTCTTGGAACCTTCTCAGAAGGACATGTACTGggatgtgatgctggagaactatGAGAATTTTGTCTCCCTCGGTAAGGTCAGCTCTCCCCCAGATGGACTTATCAACTTCCCTTCATTTCCTTGTGGCTGATTGATTCCTGAAGTACTTCCTTTCTCATGAAAGGATAATGTTATGAATACATATGATAGAGAGTATCTTCACAGATGTTTGGTACCGAGTCActacttaaatgaaaaaatgtattgTATGATGGGAAATCATCAGTAGCTTTAGTGGGCTATCCTTAGGACTGCATATCTCTATTACTGGCTATTCCTTCAAATCAATGAGTTGCCCCCAAAGAGCTAGTGTAGATACTTGGAAGATGTCACCAGTTTGCATTTTCTTTAGGCTAAGAATGTATTAGAATAGAATCATTTCCTTTGAGCTGGTGACCCATTCCCTCATACTTTTTGATAATACAATATGGAGACTTCAGGAGACCTTAGTACTCCATCTGGTCTTGCCTTGCATGCCTTTTATTCCCTAGTGAGAAAGATTGAATTCTGAGTTCTATCTGTGACCTCCTCACTCTCCCTTtattccccccttccccaaggAGGTGTTCCTCTTTCCATACCAGATGTAATTTCCCAGATGGAAAGAATAGAAGCACCATGGAAGGCAGAGGGAGGAGTTCTGATTAGCACTTTCCTAGGTGAGTAAGTGAAGAATTAACAAGTGGAAAACACTGTAAGCACCATCACAAATAGTCATTGGTCCCTGCTGGACAGGGAGCTCTCCTAAAGGGTTCTTAGGTCTTTGAAGAAGTACTCTTTCTATTTCATTTGAGTTTTCTCCCCTCTCACTTAAAATATCACTTTTCTGATCATTTTCCACTCATTCTTAATcacttttagaaaaatttttctttttttctaatgctAACCCTTACCTTATATTCAGAATCCCTAATTTACTCTCctcctatttcatttttctttacaacTTTAACACCTCTTTTCAGAACTGCTTTTCTGGAATTTACAGTGtacaaaaatcctttctttttcttatctccttcatCTCTTTCCCCCtcattcttctatttctcttccacTCTTTCTACCCCCTTTCATCCTTCTCatcttctttctattctctcttaTCTCTTACATCTCCTCTTATAGAAGGTGCCAAATCCACATTGCCTGGACATCTCCAGACATCTACATCAACTTTCCAAACATCTCCATTTTAAATATCCCCTTCCCCCAGAAGATCCCATTGGAATTTGATTAggtgaaaaaaggaatgaagcatTTTTGATAgagaagaataatataaaaagcACTCTAGGCAATAGTGACAGTTTGACTGGAGCTTATGATGCCCTGTGGATTCCCTTCAGTGTTTCCTTTGTGAACTGGCTATATTATATGGGTGAAGGTAATAACAATTATTGGAAAGGGAAATGCTATGATGAAGTTTATGTTTTGGGAACATCATAATGTCATCTGTGAAGGGGTTGTTAGATTAGAAGATGAAATAACTGTGGGCATTTGAATGGCTAAATAACTCAGTTGTGAGATGAAAGCCATGAATCTGATCCTAAGCCACTTCTGCCAATCCTTTGTTGTTTTCTGACTTTTATACTTATTCctatctcctttcctctttcccttcagtAACCCTCTCCATCTCCCAGGCACACACTTCTAGATGAACTCTGCCCTCTCCTACCAGAAGTGAACACTCCAGATGTTGGTATCCTCAGGACAGAATAGAATCAGAATATCACTTCCCTTGCACGGGACCCCAAGCCACTTTGTATACCCTAAAGTTACATTAGCTAGTTTGCTAATGTGTCAGGGTAGAATATTGTGAAATTCACCTGAATTGTCCTTAAATCACATTAGGTGCTCTAACTGTCAAATCAAACCACTGATATGCTGTGATGCTACACTCCAATCCAttaaaatctgcttttttttttttttagtgaactTTGATGAGGGAGCCCTTCCTCCTTTAACTTGTGTTTCTGATGTTTTGTGACCCAAGTATAGGACTTTATATATAAACATCATAAGCTTAAGCTTATTATATTGAACTTAACATTTTAGTCTGTCAGGACCTTTGGTCATCCTAACCTATATTCCATTGTATTAAGCAGTCTCACTAGCTTTTGATCATCCACACATATGATAAACCTGCCATTTGTGTTTTCTTCCAAGTCATGACTAAAATGTTAAATTCAGAGCCTAGGATAGATCCCTTTGGTAACTTTGGGGAATTCTTTCCAGGCTGACATCTAGAGAATAATGATTTTTCATTGGGTCTTGTCATATTTGTCATACAACCTTATTTGTCTACTTTATTTCTCTGTTATCTGGCTAGTACCTCTCCCTGTTCATAAGAATAGCTTAAGAATAGCAGAAATCACTGCTTATTGGTGGTCCATATTTTCCCTGGGATCACCTAAAATCCCAGgccttttgaatttatttctcaACTATGTATCTATAATCTTCCATTTGTACAGTCAATGTCTTGAGTACaggaatatgcatttattaaatagcaaattgttttttctagcccatctccttgagtttttttttaatcctaatttttATTAGCTATCTCATATACCTTCATTTCAGCAATATTGGTAAGAATATTCTCTttgatttcattagttttttatattaaataaggataaggtaaagaaaatgccaatgcaTGTTGGTCCTTTCTGTGATTCTTCTAGACTGTGGAAGTTTCCTAGAACACAGAAGTTACATGATTTGCCTAGATAACATATGACAGAGAGGAAATTGATCCTGGGTCTTTCAGACTCTCAAACCACCAAGCCAGATTGCCTTTCTTTGTGCAAATTAGAGTGTCTTCTGTTGTTTGATCAAAAATGATGAATGGGGAAAGGCCAGGTCCACAGTTCTCAggcataaaacaaaaagaaatatattgcaGATTCACAACAAATCCATATTTGAGACTTGGGGAAAGATTATTTGAGCATCTACAAATTTACTCTCATCTAACCCACATTTGTGTAATCTATTCATCAACTATCTCCTGAGAAATAAGATTTTCCAAATAGGTTGTTGAAATCTAGCTACCTTGATGCCTACAGTAATTCCTTATCCACCAGCTCACTcatcttataaaaatgttatatgtCATAAATGTTATATGTTATAAATGTTATATCTTATAAAAATGTTAGTTTGCATAATCTCTTTTTTTAGTGAATTTATGCTTTAATGTAGGAATCAACACTTTTTCCCCTAAGCAATTACAAATCATTGGTCATCTAGTAGGTTTATTCCTGTATTTTCCTGGAAATTATCTTGCAGTTTATCAAAAACTGATTTtcagaatgaaaatatttctttctaactACATAGGGAGCTCCATAAAGGGAAAAACTTTTGATTGTGATATCAGGTTAGACTGACAGAAGGGAAAGCAAAAGATGCAGTCTTGAGAGGTATCAATCACTAAATTAGCTTCCTAGCAGCTAGGTGTACTGTAACTATTTCCTTGCCAGCTTTTGATAATCCCCATATTTGATACACCTGCCATCTCTGTTTTCTTCCAAGTCActgattaaaatgttaaatttagaGCCTAAGATAGATCCCTTTGGTTGGGCTTAAAATTCCCTGGTAGCAATGATTATTCTGCTTTTTCCATATTAATTAACTTTAAGTAAAAAGACTTTCCAACCAGGGAGAAAATGGATATTgacatgtttttgttgttttcagaTTCCCTTAGTCAGAAGACAAGATGTGAAACCAAGGAGTCAACTGGGAAGCAGGATATTTTTTTGGGAGAACTATTTAAAGAGAAATTTGTAAAGGAAGGCCCCTGGCATTCCATATGGGGAGAAACTTGGGATTGTGGTGACAGGTTAGATAGGCAGAAAGGAAACCAAGAAACACAGTCTCAGGAGGTAACAATCCTTAATGAATCTGctcatgaatataatatatttgggaGAAAGCTCAACCTGGGGTCAGTTGTTATTCCACAACAGAAAGTTCATGTAGGAGAAAGTCTTCCTAAATACAGCACACTTGGAAGGAGTTTAAAGCAGTTTTTTGACCCACTTAAACCTAAGAGAATCTCCATTGGGAAGAAACTCAAATATAGTAAATGCAAGAAGCCCTTCAGCTATAAGTCGAACCTTATTTATTACCATAGAACCTACCCTCAGGGGAAACcccataaatgtaatgaatgtaacAAAGCCTTCAGCAAGAAAGGAAGTCTTAGTGCACATAAActaattcatactggagagaaacgtTTTGAATGTAGTGCCTGTGGAAGAGGCTTCAGATACCATTCATCTCTTAAACAACATCAAATAATTCATACTGGTgagaaaccctataaatgtaatgaatgcgGGAAAGGCTTTAGCCAGAGAGGAATCCTTAAGACACATAAAATCAGTCATACTAGAGAAAACCACTTGGAATGTAATGTATGTGGGAAAGGTTTCAGATACCGTGCTTCCCTTAGGGTACataagaaaattcatactggagagaagccacATATatgtaatgagtgtgggaaagccttcagcctGAAGGGAAATCTTAGAACGCATAAGAGATTTCATACAGGTGAGATgccttttgaatgtaatgaatgtgggaaagccttcatcCTGAGAAGAGATCTCAACAAACacaagagaattcatactggtgagaaaccctatgtatgtaatgaatgtgggaaagccttcagatGGAATGGAAGTCTTAAatcacataagagaattcatact
The DNA window shown above is from Sminthopsis crassicaudata isolate SCR6 chromosome 2, ASM4859323v1, whole genome shotgun sequence and carries:
- the LOC141554144 gene encoding zinc finger protein 69 homolog isoform X2, whose protein sequence is MEMTSVLLTAQSQIPLTFQDVAVDFTWEEWGLLEPSQKDMYWDVMLENYENFVSLGGVPLSIPDVISQMERIEAPWKAEGGVLISTFLVTLSISQAHTSR
- the LOC141554144 gene encoding uncharacterized protein LOC141554144 isoform X1, which gives rise to MEMTSVLLTAQSQIPLTFQDVAVDFTWEEWGLLEPSQKDMYWDVMLENYENFVSLGGVPLSIPDVISQMERIEAPWKAEGGVLISTFLDSLSQKTRCETKESTGKQDIFLGELFKEKFVKEGPWHSIWGETWDCGDRLDRQKGNQETQSQEVTILNESAHEYNIFGRKLNLGSVVIPQQKVHVGESLPKYSTLGRSLKQFFDPLKPKRISIGKKLKYSKCKKPFSYKSNLIYYHRTYPQGKPHKCNECNKAFSKKGSLSAHKLIHTGEKRFECSACGRGFRYHSSLKQHQIIHTGEKPYKCNECGKGFSQRGILKTHKISHTRENHLECNVCGKGFRYRASLRVHKKIHTGEKPHICNECGKAFSLKGNLRTHKRFHTGEMPFECNECGKAFILRRDLNKHKRIHTGEKPYVCNECGKAFRWNGSLKSHKRIHTGEKPYVCNECGKAFTNYQSLTHHQIFHTGEKTFQCNECEKAFTQRANLNRHKRIHTGEKPYICNECGKAFIVMGNLKRHMRIHTGEKPYKCNDCGKAFTNHQSLIHHQIFHTGEKTFQCNECEKAFTTKGNLNIHKRVHTGEKPYVCNECGKSFNVKRTLTMHKITHTGEKPYECNECGKAFSQKGSLKRHKRIHTGEKPYKCNECGKAFTNQQSLTYHQVCHTRERPFQCNECGKTFIQKGKLNRHSITHKGMKLYICNECGKAFNQMGNLNTHKITHSGEIQFELLNVRKP